The genomic region GGCGCCGGCCGCAGCCTCCGACGCGGTCTCGCCACCGTGCCCGGCGGCGCCGCCGATCTGACTCAGCCCGAAGACGAGTCCGCCGAACCCGAACGCCGACAGCACCACCGACAGCACGTCGATGGGCGCGTGCGTCGTCTCGCCCAGGTTGACCACCCAGCGGGCACCGGCGAGCAGCGCCAGGAGGGCGATCGGGAGGACCACGCCGAAGATCGAGCGCCAGCCCACGGCGTCCAGGAGGAATCCCGACAGCGTCGGCCCGATGGCCGGCGCGAGCGAGATCACGACGCTGACACGTCCCATCATGCGACCGCGCGAGGCGGGCGGGACCAGTTCCATGAGCGTCGTCATGAGCAGCGGCATCATGATCGCCGTGCCCGACGCCTGGACGACGCGGGCGACCAGCAGCACCTCGAAGCCGGGAGCCAGCAGGGCGATGAGGGTTCCCAGAGAGAACAGCGACATCGCGGCGATGAACATCGCGCGCGTCGTGAAGCGGCGGAGCAGGAACCCGGTGATGGGGATGACCACGGCCATCGTGAGCATGAACGCCGTGGTGAGCCACTGCGCCGCGAGCGCCGTGATGCCCAGGTCGTCGATGAGGTGCGGGATCGCCACGCCCATCGTCGTCTCGTTGAGGATCGCGACGAAGGCCGCGGCGAGCAGCAACCAGATGACGCGGCTCTGCTCGGCGCTGAGCCTCTGCCCCGACGCCGCGGGGACCGGGATGCTGCCCGTGCCGCTCGTCCCTGTCGCTGTCATGCCCATCCCCCACGGCCCGTCGATTCCGGCGAAGCCACCCGAGGATGGCAAGCGTTCAGGATAACCTCGCACGCACGTGGGACATTCCCGGCGCCCGCCGCACGCCGCGGCGCGACGCGGGGACCGGGTCGTTCGGCGACGTCAGTCGCCGTCGGGCGCGCCCCAATCCTCGGAGCCGATCGCGTCGGTCGGCTCGGGGGTGGGCTCGTCGCGGAGGGCCTCCGTGGGGAGGGGGCTGATCAGCTCCTCCTCGGGGATCTTCTTCAGTTCGTCGATCTCTTCGCGGAGGGCCTCGAGGTCCTCGCCGTCGGGGATGTCGCCGTTGCCGCTCATAGGGCCGAGCCTAGTGTCTTCGGGCGCGGATAGGCTGGGCCCTCATGAGCATGGGCATGCGTGGCGGCGGAGGCGGCCACGGCGGGGGGCCGCCGGCGTTCCGAGGGGTCGACATCGAGGCGCAGAAGCGGCTGAACGCCCAGGCGCCGCGCATCCCTCGCCTCGGCGCCCGCGTCGTCGAGCTGTTCCGCCCGTACACCGGCCGGATCACGGTGACGGCGCTGCTGGTGATCGCCGGCGCCGCGATCGCGGTGATCCCTCCGCTGATCGTCCAGCGCGTCTTCGACGATGCGCTGTTCCCGCTCGACGGCGGCTCGCCCGACATCCCGCTGCTGTGGGAGCTCGTCGGGGCGATGATCGGCCTGTTCCTGCTGTCGGCCGCCGTCGGCGTGGTGCAGACGTGGCTGACCTCGACGGTCGGCAACCGCGTCACCGGCGACCTTCGCGTGCGCCTGTTCGACCACCTGCAGGCAATGGAGCTGGGCTTCTTCACCCGCACCAAGACGGGTGTCATCCAGTCGCGGCTGCAGAACGACGTCGGCGGAGTGTCGGGCGTGCTCACGAACACCGTCACGAGCATCCTCGGCAACGCCGTCACCGTGATCGCCTCCCTGGTCGCGATGGTCATCATCGACTGGCGCCTCACGCTCATCGCGGTCGTGATGATGCCCTTCCTCGTGATCGTGCAGCGGCGCGTCGGCCAGGTGCGCGCGCGCATCGCGGGCGAGACGCAGGAATCGCTGTCGGAGCTGACCGCCATCACGCAGGAGACCCTCAGCGTGTCGGGGATCCTGCTGTCGAAGTCGTTCAACCGCCAGCGGACCGAGTCCGCCCGCTACGGCGACGAGAACGTGAACCAGGTGCGGCTGCAGGTGCGCCGCGCCATGAGCGGGCAGGGCTTCTTCGCGGTCGTCCAGGTGATGATGGCGAGCGTCCCGGCGGTGATCTACCTGGTCGCGGGCTACTTCGTGGTCGGTGGCGCCGACACGATCACGGCGGGAACGATCGTCGCCTTCACGACGGTTCAGGCGCGCCTGCTGATGCCGCTCATGGGTCTCATGCGCGTGGCACTCGACCTGCAGACCTCGTCGGCGCTGTTCGCCCGCATCTTCGAGTACCTCGACCTCGTCCCGGCGATCACCGATGCCCCGGACGCGATCGACGTCGACGAGGCGCCCGGGCCGGTGGGGCGCATCGAGTTCCGCGATGTCGTGTTCCGCTACCCGGATGCCGGGCAGGACGCCCGCGCGACGCTCGACGGCGTGAGCTTCGTCGCCGAGCCGGGGCGGCACGTGGCGTTCGTGGGGCCGTCGGGCGCCGGCAAGACCACGATCCTGTACCTCACGCCGCGTCTGTACGAGGCGACGGGCGGCAGCGTGATGTTCGCCGGCGCCGACGTGCGCCGGCTGCGGCAGGAGTCGATCATCGACCACGTCGGCATCGTCTCGCAGGAGACGTACCTGTTCCACGCGAGCATCCGCGAGAACCTCCGCTACGCCAAGCCCGACGCCTCGGACGCCGAGATCGAGGCGGCATGCCGCGCCGCCAACATCCACCACGTCATCGACGCGTTCGAGGACGGGTACGACACCGTCGTGGGCGAGCGCGGCTACCGGCTGTCGGGCGGCGAGAAGCAGCGCATCGCGATCGCGCGCGTGCTCCTGAAGGATCCGCCCGTCCTGCTGCTGGACGAGGCGACATCGGCGCTGGACACCGTGTCGGAGCGCGTCGTGCAGGACGCCATCGATGCGGCCGCCCGCGGGCGCACCACCCTGACCATCGCCCACCGGCTCTCGACCGTCGTGGGCGCCGACCGGATCCACGTGGTCGAGGCGGGCCGCATCGTCGAGACCGGCACGCACGCCGAGCTGCTGGCGGCGGGGGGACTCTACGCCGATCTCGCGGCCGAGCAGCTGGCGGCATCGCGCGTCATCGACGCCGAGGAGGCCGCGGAGTCGGGCCGGTCGGGCTGACCGCGTCGGCTCGCTCTCACCAGAGGGTGGCGGCGGCCGTCGGCTGCGTGAGGTCGGTCACGGGGTCCGCATCGCGGGCGAGCAGGTCGCGCACGAAGGACCCGAGGATCCGCCGGTACCGGTCGTCGGGGTGATCCCGCGCGATCGTCAGCAGCGGCGGAAGGTCGAGGTGCTGGATCAGGGCGACGCGCGACTGCACGGCGGCGTCGAGGCCGGCGGACTCGAGAACCGCGATGCCGCCACGCAGCGCATCGAGGTAGTCCGTCAGGATCGCCGGGTCCGCGGTGCGCTGGGTGATCGAGGACCCGTCGGCGCGCTCGCGCCACTCGACCACCACGTCGGGCACGACGTCGATGCCGCGGGCGCGCGTGTAGAGCAGCTGGGCAACGACCTGGTCCTCGTACGCCCGGCCCTCGGGAAAGCGGACACCCTCACGTCGCCACAGGTCGATGCGGCTGAGCTTGGACCACGCGACGATGTTCCCGGCGAGGTCGGGGTGCTCGGCCAGCGAGGTGCCGGTGCGGCCGGGGTGGGTCGCGGCGGCCACCCACGGCTGGACGTCGCCCGGCTCGTAGGCGCCCGCGCCGGACGGACGCAGCCGGACGTACGCGCCCACCGCGACTTCGCTGCCGCTCGCGGTGATGGTTCGCACGAGCGCGTCGAGCGCGTCGGGCCGCAGCCGGTCGTCGGCGTCGAGGAAGCCCACGAGGCTCGTCGTGACGAGATCGAGACCCGCGTTGCGTGCCGCGCCGAGCCCGAGGCGCCGGTCCAGGTGCACGACACGGAACCGCGGGTCGCGCGCCGCGGCGTCGTCGAAGACGGCTCCGGTCGCGTCGGACGATGCGTCGTCGACGAGGATCGCGGTCCACGCCCGGAACGTCTGAGCCTCGAGCGATGCGATCGCCTCGCCCGCGTACTCCTCGACGTCGAATCCGGGGACGACCACCGTGACGATCGGGTCGTGTGGCGCGGTCACGCGCCCGATTGTACGGCCGTCACCGAGGCCTCGAGCGCGTCGGCGACC from Microbacter sp. GSS18 harbors:
- a CDS encoding MDR family MFS transporter, with translation MPSSGGFAGIDGPWGMGMTATGTSGTGSIPVPAASGQRLSAEQSRVIWLLLAAAFVAILNETTMGVAIPHLIDDLGITALAAQWLTTAFMLTMAVVIPITGFLLRRFTTRAMFIAAMSLFSLGTLIALLAPGFEVLLVARVVQASGTAIMMPLLMTTLMELVPPASRGRMMGRVSVVISLAPAIGPTLSGFLLDAVGWRSIFGVVLPIALLALLAGARWVVNLGETTHAPIDVLSVVLSAFGFGGLVFGLSQIGGAAGHGGETASEAAAGAVSAVALWVSLSVAAVALTLFVLRQRRLQRIDDALLDLRVFRSANFTLAIVHMLVMSIAFFGTITLLPLFMQSVLGVSALETGLVILPGALVMGLAGPVIGRIYDRWGTRVLLIPGTALTSAMLWFYTTYDASTTVITIAIAQTVLSLGLAMSFTPLFTASLASLDRRFYSYGSAVLATTQQVGGAAGIALLVTIFSGVTAAGVAADLGEQAAGVAGTHAAFLLAAIVSVPLLISASLIRKPDESGEELPAGTH
- a CDS encoding ABC transporter ATP-binding protein, with the translated sequence MSMGMRGGGGGHGGGPPAFRGVDIEAQKRLNAQAPRIPRLGARVVELFRPYTGRITVTALLVIAGAAIAVIPPLIVQRVFDDALFPLDGGSPDIPLLWELVGAMIGLFLLSAAVGVVQTWLTSTVGNRVTGDLRVRLFDHLQAMELGFFTRTKTGVIQSRLQNDVGGVSGVLTNTVTSILGNAVTVIASLVAMVIIDWRLTLIAVVMMPFLVIVQRRVGQVRARIAGETQESLSELTAITQETLSVSGILLSKSFNRQRTESARYGDENVNQVRLQVRRAMSGQGFFAVVQVMMASVPAVIYLVAGYFVVGGADTITAGTIVAFTTVQARLLMPLMGLMRVALDLQTSSALFARIFEYLDLVPAITDAPDAIDVDEAPGPVGRIEFRDVVFRYPDAGQDARATLDGVSFVAEPGRHVAFVGPSGAGKTTILYLTPRLYEATGGSVMFAGADVRRLRQESIIDHVGIVSQETYLFHASIRENLRYAKPDASDAEIEAACRAANIHHVIDAFEDGYDTVVGERGYRLSGGEKQRIAIARVLLKDPPVLLLDEATSALDTVSERVVQDAIDAAARGRTTLTIAHRLSTVVGADRIHVVEAGRIVETGTHAELLAAGGLYADLAAEQLAASRVIDAEEAAESGRSG
- a CDS encoding glycosyltransferase family 2 protein gives rise to the protein MTAPHDPIVTVVVPGFDVEEYAGEAIASLEAQTFRAWTAILVDDASSDATGAVFDDAAARDPRFRVVHLDRRLGLGAARNAGLDLVTTSLVGFLDADDRLRPDALDALVRTITASGSEVAVGAYVRLRPSGAGAYEPGDVQPWVAAATHPGRTGTSLAEHPDLAGNIVAWSKLSRIDLWRREGVRFPEGRAYEDQVVAQLLYTRARGIDVVPDVVVEWRERADGSSITQRTADPAILTDYLDALRGGIAVLESAGLDAAVQSRVALIQHLDLPPLLTIARDHPDDRYRRILGSFVRDLLARDADPVTDLTQPTAAATLW